In Oryza sativa Japonica Group chromosome 3, ASM3414082v1, one DNA window encodes the following:
- the LOC4333679 gene encoding deoxyuridine 5'-triphosphate nucleotidohydrolase-like: protein MAGKLGAICSRLISPLFNHHCRLRRFPQIHSPPPPFVPFSRHHRLPPRALSAVAMATATNGNASAAAAAADSAVQEPPHKIAKVAPLLKVKKLSENAVLPSRGSALAAGYDLSSAAEVVVPARGKAMVPTDLSIAIPEGTYARVAPRSGLALKHSIDVGAGVIDADYRGPVGVILFNHSDTDFAVKPGDRIAQMIIEVIVTPEVAEVEDLDATVRGEGGFGSTGV, encoded by the exons ATGGCGGGAAAACTTGGCGCCATCTGTTCCCGCCTCATCTCCCCTCTATTTAACCACCattgccgcctccgccgcttccCCCAAATCCACTCACCTCCTCCACCGTTCGTCCCCTTctcgcgccaccaccgcctgccGCCGAGAGCTCTCTCAGCCGTCGCCATGGCCACCGCTACCAACGgcaacgcctccgccgccgccgccgccgctgactccGCCGTCCAGGAGCCCCCGCACAAGATCGCCAAGGTTGCTCCCTTGCTCAAGGTCAAGAAGCTCTCCGAGAACGCCGTCCTGCCGTCCCGCGgctccgccctcgccgccggctacGACCTGTCGAG CGCGGCGGAGGTCGTCGTGCCGGCGAGGGGGAAGGCGATGGTGCCGACGGACCTCAGCATCGCCATCCCGGAGGGCACCTACGCGCGCGTCG CGCCGAGGTCTGGGCTGGCGTTGAAGCACTCGATCGACGTAGGCGCCGGGGTGATCGACGCCGACTACCGTGGCCCGGTAGGGGTCATCCTCTTCAACCACTCCGACACCGACTTCGCCGTGAAGCCCGGCGACCGGATCGCGCAGATGATCATCGAGGTGATCGTGACGCCGGAGGTCGCCGAGGTGGAGGACCTCGACGCCACCgtcaggggagagggagggttcGGATCCACCGGCGTCTGA